A single genomic interval of Bacillota bacterium harbors:
- a CDS encoding S-layer homology domain-containing protein, which translates to MALTFFLLSAFVTPVFAQGFWDTRGHWAESSIVSFAQTGVIKGYPDGTFRPNGRITRAEFATLVVKSLQLQLKTPAIPSFTDVPTVNWSYPYVETAAAAGLIKGYEGKFWPDTPITREQIATLLVRTLNLGAQAETKHNQPLPFRDAAGISDWARGYIAVAVELGMVQGYPDGTFRGGNFTTRAETCVLMLRFLQAFGTKTQDPPELTKAFYDGAKAELEITFDEEIKVSSADVTKIGFQFNDGNSVYFLTADSKVLTTGSSSKSLAVKVVGMPNLKDINTLHVWLKPAAVVDLDDVPNPLSKIAADFTKPAQTEQEQQESPLPDILTPFTGKDGDLLGGILDTVLTPVESLLGGVLEPVGGLLDGVTGIIGGGGGLPLVGGVLGVLDDVTQPVTGVIGGVVGPVVQTVETLPVAGNLVKDILDPLGEAVEDVPVVGDLFGALTGNQPETRGRTGNLVGSLLGGLLGGS; encoded by the coding sequence TTGGCGTTGACATTTTTTTTGCTTTCTGCTTTTGTAACACCTGTTTTCGCGCAGGGTTTTTGGGATACGCGGGGCCACTGGGCGGAGAGTTCTATCGTAAGCTTCGCTCAGACGGGAGTTATTAAAGGTTACCCCGATGGAACCTTCCGCCCCAACGGACGGATTACGAGGGCTGAATTCGCTACACTTGTTGTGAAGAGTCTGCAGCTCCAGTTAAAAACACCTGCCATTCCAAGTTTTACCGACGTTCCAACTGTAAACTGGAGTTATCCCTATGTGGAGACTGCTGCAGCGGCGGGGCTGATTAAGGGGTATGAAGGTAAATTCTGGCCCGATACTCCGATCACGCGCGAGCAGATCGCCACGTTGCTTGTCCGCACTCTGAACCTCGGCGCCCAGGCCGAAACCAAACATAACCAGCCCCTGCCGTTCCGTGATGCTGCGGGGATCTCCGATTGGGCGCGGGGCTACATCGCGGTGGCCGTGGAGCTAGGTATGGTGCAAGGTTATCCTGACGGGACCTTCCGGGGTGGCAACTTTACAACAAGGGCAGAAACATGTGTGCTCATGCTCAGATTTCTCCAGGCCTTTGGCACGAAAACCCAGGATCCGCCGGAATTAACGAAGGCCTTTTATGACGGCGCAAAAGCAGAACTGGAGATCACTTTTGACGAAGAAATTAAAGTGAGTTCCGCAGATGTCACCAAAATAGGTTTTCAGTTCAACGACGGGAATTCGGTATATTTCCTCACAGCAGACAGCAAGGTTTTAACTACCGGGAGCAGTTCTAAGAGTCTTGCGGTGAAGGTCGTGGGGATGCCCAACCTGAAGGATATAAACACCCTTCACGTCTGGCTGAAACCCGCGGCAGTCGTGGATCTTGATGATGTACCCAACCCCCTCAGCAAAATTGCCGCCGACTTTACAAAGCCTGCACAAACGGAGCAGGAACAGCAAGAATCACCGTTACCCGACATCCTGACACCTTTTACCGGTAAAGACGGAGATCTCCTGGGAGGAATCCTGGATACGGTTTTAACTCCTGTTGAATCTCTGCTCGGAGGGGTCCTGGAGCCGGTGGGGGGATTACTTGACGGCGTTACCGGTATCATCGGCGGCGGAGGCGGGCTTCCTCTCGTCGGCGGTGTTTTGGGAGTCCTCGATGATGTGACCCAACCCGTCACCGGAGTAATTGGGGGAGTTGTGGGGCCTGTCGTGCAAACGGTAGAAACTTTGCCTGTTGCCGGAAATCTTGTAAAAGATATCCTCGATCCTTTGGGAGAAGCTGTCGAAGATGTTCCTGTTGTGGGAGATTTATTCGGAGCTCTTACAGGGAACCAGCCCGAAACAAGAGGCAGAACTGGGAACCTGGTTGGCAGTCTGCTTGGTGGCCTGCTCGGCGGCAGCTAA
- a CDS encoding S-layer homology domain-containing protein, with the protein MKRINRVLLWVVVFTFIFGLLPAYGATTLKDIQGHWAQREIESLVAQGIIKGYPDGTFRPDQAVTRAEFSTLMVSAIQLPLSNPAVPTFADVPRGSWCYQYVETAAAQKLVEGWGGSFYPNYGISHEQAATLLIRALGKAGEADQYKAARTNFTDDAKLSDWARGSVVLAAQLGIISAYSDGSFKPQQVTTRAEMAVFMYRFLALYRPSPSPVAAPTLTWARYDSRDDLLTLTFDRTIAISSVDVTKIAFQFNDESRVYFLDTRSKVRTYTNSSVIEIGVVGLAEPATVQKATIWLYAGAVKDLQGTPNQQISSFLQYISYTDTARPELKTVRYDRDNNELTLYFSEQVLKNTVDLDEIKAYRIDAYGDVWIVLQDLVGGRVTVPAGDYGDTVEIELTSSDASNLEYYLDRGRVYLVLKGVKDRAGNEMVPLEAARKEGVEIEGGETVSGELELESGNYDSDRNRLTLNFDRTIDIDSVRLSRIALRFNSTSNSFWYLDEADCDLLTSSDSSRIVIKVDEDAVHEPSSVSRAWVKLEDGAVRDLAGRRNSEVIKALSIDDDFEEDTPVLEEATYDPGDNVLVLEFGKRLKEADLSQIKLWAKKSDGSVKWVIPLNRSADWYFDNNRYDLWFRLWDDDAYWVESERQVWVRVEAGAVKDYDGNRNAQQDVTLDFESGVPSSVIISQAVITDRDGSGTFNWDDTIDVTFSDSIQVSGLRVSHFRLNAGGDFGTGARVAKTKANAITIYLGDDCRITPELLYNKVYLVYDGDSVYDKTGRLVKTCQQRLKGYESTGPKISDARYVDYNNDRYINKGDEIKLTFNEPVVTASGAYVKIASGASIVTAELVKRQGKEVWLEVTGGSISASYSQRVEFRFDQGAGDDLVIIDVYGNVAPVQSVYIYRYY; encoded by the coding sequence ATGAAAAGGATTAACCGTGTTTTGCTATGGGTGGTAGTTTTTACGTTTATCTTTGGGCTTCTACCCGCTTATGGCGCGACGACACTGAAAGATATCCAGGGCCACTGGGCCCAGCGTGAGATTGAGTCGCTGGTTGCCCAGGGAATTATCAAGGGTTACCCGGATGGCACTTTTAGACCCGACCAGGCCGTTACGAGGGCCGAATTTTCCACGTTGATGGTCAGTGCCATCCAGCTTCCTTTAAGCAATCCTGCGGTACCCACTTTCGCCGACGTGCCGCGGGGAAGCTGGTGCTACCAGTATGTAGAAACAGCGGCTGCACAAAAGCTTGTTGAAGGATGGGGAGGGAGTTTTTACCCCAACTACGGAATTTCTCACGAGCAAGCCGCAACTCTGCTGATCAGGGCGTTGGGGAAGGCGGGCGAAGCAGACCAGTACAAAGCGGCTCGCACTAATTTCACCGACGATGCAAAGCTCAGCGACTGGGCACGGGGGTCTGTGGTACTTGCCGCCCAGCTCGGCATCATCAGTGCATACTCAGACGGGAGCTTCAAGCCCCAGCAGGTAACAACCAGGGCCGAGATGGCGGTTTTCATGTACAGGTTCCTCGCCCTTTACCGGCCGTCACCATCTCCGGTAGCGGCGCCTACTCTCACGTGGGCACGCTATGACAGCAGGGATGATCTCTTAACTTTAACCTTTGACCGGACAATTGCCATCAGTTCTGTTGATGTAACAAAAATTGCGTTCCAGTTTAACGATGAGTCACGGGTTTATTTCCTTGATACCAGAAGCAAGGTTCGTACCTATACGAACAGCAGCGTCATCGAGATTGGTGTTGTCGGCTTGGCCGAGCCTGCCACAGTTCAAAAGGCGACGATCTGGCTTTATGCGGGGGCGGTGAAGGATCTTCAGGGAACACCCAACCAGCAGATCTCATCCTTCCTGCAGTACATTTCTTACACCGATACGGCGCGACCGGAGCTAAAAACGGTCCGGTATGACCGGGATAATAATGAACTTACCCTGTATTTCTCGGAGCAGGTTCTGAAGAATACGGTTGACCTTGATGAAATTAAGGCCTACAGGATAGATGCCTACGGCGATGTTTGGATTGTATTGCAGGACCTGGTAGGGGGGCGTGTGACCGTTCCTGCCGGGGATTACGGCGACACGGTGGAAATAGAACTAACCAGCAGTGATGCCTCCAACCTGGAATATTACCTCGACCGGGGGCGGGTCTACTTAGTGTTAAAGGGCGTTAAGGACCGGGCCGGAAATGAAATGGTGCCCCTGGAGGCAGCGCGCAAAGAAGGGGTTGAGATCGAGGGAGGGGAGACAGTTTCTGGGGAACTAGAGCTGGAATCAGGGAATTACGACTCCGACCGGAACCGCCTTACTCTGAATTTCGACCGGACGATTGACATTGATTCTGTAAGACTCAGCCGGATTGCCCTGCGGTTTAACTCGACGAGCAATTCGTTCTGGTACCTTGATGAAGCCGACTGCGACCTTCTCACGAGCAGCGACAGCAGCCGGATCGTCATTAAAGTGGACGAAGACGCCGTGCACGAACCCTCTTCCGTTAGCCGGGCGTGGGTGAAGCTGGAGGACGGCGCGGTCCGGGATCTGGCCGGCCGGAGAAACAGTGAAGTAATTAAAGCCCTGAGCATTGATGATGATTTCGAGGAAGACACGCCGGTGCTGGAAGAGGCCACTTACGACCCCGGGGATAATGTTCTCGTGCTGGAATTTGGGAAGCGCCTGAAGGAAGCCGATCTCTCTCAAATCAAGCTCTGGGCAAAGAAGAGCGATGGTTCGGTGAAATGGGTGATTCCCCTGAACCGGAGCGCGGACTGGTATTTTGACAATAACAGGTACGATCTCTGGTTCCGGCTCTGGGACGACGATGCCTACTGGGTGGAAAGTGAACGCCAGGTCTGGGTGCGGGTCGAGGCTGGGGCCGTCAAGGACTACGACGGAAACCGGAACGCGCAGCAGGACGTGACCCTGGATTTTGAGTCTGGTGTTCCCAGTTCTGTAATTATTTCTCAGGCCGTGATCACCGACCGCGACGGTTCGGGTACATTTAACTGGGATGATACCATTGACGTCACCTTCAGTGATTCGATCCAGGTGAGCGGTCTCCGCGTCTCTCATTTCAGGCTGAACGCCGGGGGAGATTTCGGTACGGGAGCAAGGGTCGCAAAAACCAAAGCTAATGCGATTACGATTTACCTGGGTGATGACTGCAGGATTACTCCAGAACTGCTGTATAACAAGGTTTACCTGGTTTATGATGGAGACTCGGTTTATGATAAAACAGGAAGACTCGTTAAGACATGCCAGCAGAGACTTAAGGGTTACGAAAGCACAGGTCCCAAGATTAGCGACGCGAGGTACGTAGATTACAATAATGATCGCTACATTAACAAGGGAGATGAAATTAAACTGACGTTTAACGAGCCGGTCGTTACTGCATCAGGAGCGTATGTAAAAATAGCTTCAGGTGCCAGCATAGTAACTGCAGAACTTGTCAAACGGCAGGGTAAAGAAGTGTGGTTGGAAGTAACAGGTGGGAGTATCTCGGCATCCTACTCCCAACGGGTCGAGTTTCGGTTCGATCAAGGTGCCGGTGATGATCTGGTGATTATTGATGTTTACGGAAATGTCGCTCCAGTCCAGTCAGTCTATATATACAGGTACTATTAA